Proteins from a genomic interval of Halorubrum depositum:
- a CDS encoding CopZ family metallochaperone, translating into MSRTLTVEGMSCDHCEQSVEEALEGVAGVERATADRESESATVEGDADPDALVAAVDEAGYDASA; encoded by the coding sequence ATGAGCCGAACGCTCACCGTCGAGGGGATGTCGTGTGACCACTGCGAGCAGAGCGTCGAGGAGGCATTAGAGGGCGTCGCGGGCGTCGAGCGCGCGACCGCCGACCGCGAGAGCGAGTCCGCGACCGTCGAGGGCGACGCCGACCCGGACGCGCTCGTGGCCGCGGTGGACGAAGCGGGCTACGACGCGTCCGCGTAG
- a CDS encoding AsnC family transcriptional regulator — protein sequence MRDLDETDLEILSLLAEDARRPFSEIGERVELSGPAVSDRVTRLEETGVIEGFTVDVDRTKLRAGVPVLVDVELPPSRPEALGAARDRTRDADAVEHVFVTAEGDLRVYGRVEGRNVREWVQGLFEGVAVEEYAVTLVDEFEWTPSIEGVEFALTCAECSNTVDSEGETARIDGDVYHFCCPSCLSRFRERYQRLEEGI from the coding sequence ATGCGCGACCTCGACGAGACGGACCTGGAGATCCTGTCGCTGCTGGCCGAAGACGCCCGGCGCCCGTTCAGCGAGATCGGCGAGCGCGTGGAGCTGTCGGGGCCGGCGGTCTCCGACCGCGTCACCCGACTGGAGGAGACCGGCGTCATCGAGGGGTTCACGGTCGACGTCGACCGCACCAAGCTCCGAGCGGGCGTCCCCGTGCTGGTCGACGTGGAACTGCCGCCGAGCCGCCCGGAGGCGCTCGGCGCGGCGCGGGACCGGACGCGGGACGCCGACGCCGTCGAGCACGTGTTCGTCACGGCCGAGGGCGACCTCCGCGTGTACGGCCGGGTCGAGGGGCGGAACGTTCGGGAGTGGGTGCAGGGGCTGTTCGAGGGGGTCGCCGTCGAGGAGTACGCGGTCACGCTGGTCGACGAGTTCGAGTGGACGCCCTCCATCGAGGGCGTGGAGTTCGCGCTGACCTGCGCGGAGTGTTCGAATACTGTTGATAGCGAAGGTGAGACGGCGCGGATCGACGGCGACGTCTACCACTTCTGCTGTCCGTCCTGCCTGTCGCGGTTCCGGGAGCGATACCAGCGGCTGGAGGAAGGGATATAA